Proteins encoded in a region of the Panthera tigris isolate Pti1 chromosome B2, P.tigris_Pti1_mat1.1, whole genome shotgun sequence genome:
- the RPP21 gene encoding ribonuclease P protein subunit p21 isoform X1 — MAGPVKDREAFQRLNFLYQAAHCVLAQDPKNQALARFYCHTERTIAKRLVLRRDPSVKRTLCRGCSSLLIPGLTCTQRQRRCRGQRWTVQTCLTCQRSQRFLNDPDHLLWGDRPEAQLGSQADPKSPQPLPNTAHPILAHLCEEKVQHESSSHQ; from the exons ATGGCTGGCCCAGTAAAGGACCGAGAGGCCTTCCAGAGGCTAAACTTCCTGTACCAG GCCGCCCACTGTGTCCTTGCGCAGGACCCCAAGAACCAGGCGCTGGCGAGGTTTTACTGCCACACGGAGAGGACCATCGCAAAGCGGCTGGTCTTGCGGCG GGACCCCTCAGTGAAGAGGACCCTCTGTCGTGGCTGCTCTTCCCTTCTTATCCCTGGTCTCACCTGCACCCAGCGTCAGAGAC GATGCAGGGGACAGCGCTGGACAGTACAGACCTGCCTGACATGCCAGCGCAGCCAACGTTTCCTCAATGATCCTGATCATCTGCTCTGGGGAGACCGGCCTGAGGCCCAGCTGGGGAGCCAGGCAG ATCCCAAATCTCCACAACCCCTGCCAAACACAGCCCACCCCATTCTAGCCCACCTCTGTGAGGAGAAAGTGCAGCATGAGAGCTCCAGCCACCAGTGA
- the RPP21 gene encoding ribonuclease P protein subunit p21 isoform X2, with translation MAGPVKDREAFQRLNFLYQDPKNQALARFYCHTERTIAKRLVLRRDPSVKRTLCRGCSSLLIPGLTCTQRQRRCRGQRWTVQTCLTCQRSQRFLNDPDHLLWGDRPEAQLGSQADPKSPQPLPNTAHPILAHLCEEKVQHESSSHQ, from the exons ATGGCTGGCCCAGTAAAGGACCGAGAGGCCTTCCAGAGGCTAAACTTCCTGTACCAG GACCCCAAGAACCAGGCGCTGGCGAGGTTTTACTGCCACACGGAGAGGACCATCGCAAAGCGGCTGGTCTTGCGGCG GGACCCCTCAGTGAAGAGGACCCTCTGTCGTGGCTGCTCTTCCCTTCTTATCCCTGGTCTCACCTGCACCCAGCGTCAGAGAC GATGCAGGGGACAGCGCTGGACAGTACAGACCTGCCTGACATGCCAGCGCAGCCAACGTTTCCTCAATGATCCTGATCATCTGCTCTGGGGAGACCGGCCTGAGGCCCAGCTGGGGAGCCAGGCAG ATCCCAAATCTCCACAACCCCTGCCAAACACAGCCCACCCCATTCTAGCCCACCTCTGTGAGGAGAAAGTGCAGCATGAGAGCTCCAGCCACCAGTGA
- the RPP21 gene encoding ribonuclease P protein subunit p21 isoform X3 — protein MAGPVKDREAFQRLNFLYQAAHCVLAQDPKNQALARFYCHTERTIAKRLVLRRDPSVKRTLCRGCSSLLIPGLTCTQRQRRCRGQRWTVQTCLTCQRSQRFLNDPDHLLWGDRPEAQLGSQAGERSQISTTPAKHSPPHSSPPL, from the exons ATGGCTGGCCCAGTAAAGGACCGAGAGGCCTTCCAGAGGCTAAACTTCCTGTACCAG GCCGCCCACTGTGTCCTTGCGCAGGACCCCAAGAACCAGGCGCTGGCGAGGTTTTACTGCCACACGGAGAGGACCATCGCAAAGCGGCTGGTCTTGCGGCG GGACCCCTCAGTGAAGAGGACCCTCTGTCGTGGCTGCTCTTCCCTTCTTATCCCTGGTCTCACCTGCACCCAGCGTCAGAGAC GATGCAGGGGACAGCGCTGGACAGTACAGACCTGCCTGACATGCCAGCGCAGCCAACGTTTCCTCAATGATCCTGATCATCTGCTCTGGGGAGACCGGCCTGAGGCCCAGCTGGGGAGCCAGGCAGGTGAGAG ATCCCAAATCTCCACAACCCCTGCCAAACACAGCCCACCCCATTCTAGCCCACCTCTGTGA